A single window of Drosophila suzukii chromosome 3, CBGP_Dsuzu_IsoJpt1.0, whole genome shotgun sequence DNA harbors:
- the Lmpt gene encoding trichohyalin isoform X1 has product MAAEEALTGVGELLFSLLIGYLGALECAFVARHLYHWSFRHPSGSSADAAADAEELPRLRERLDKEIKEAGEREAQAGTNVMQDGVLYSNGIRVDPAGEKREALAAELARQQQIEAETRRQLAEAEAKLAEERLRVQREKEEAEEQQRKLVEAERQREREQAEKELQEQREAERRQLEAEESERKQREIEEKERLDNERKLIEAEREREEKERRLQAAEEQREREESERRIIEAERQREQAEAEAERQKEIAEQARLLVEAEAAEAERLVFEAEIQREREQADEEEQDQRDAEIVDRLLAAERELSMSATESELEEDVAIAEQSRRLISSRTDLEQKQRMIEENARRFLEAEEEMVMLQQRQLQGAHSKEEEDEYAGMEPVVEEPCVKKVAPPRFQEPPEEPLMVQKVKTQFGQGSGSEDGYLVKSKTLNFPGVSDEGSSVEPFSSQQSSFSTQPSEGERPEPEGEDQIQDVQYTEDYLRSLDGIKNRPLVREDGSGRRRAFKKRRSSGSSNSSRDSRASRDEELKMFTSLEEEELRHGEREDYNPIKYSSEPTLKVKSHRRHKRSPAKDIRSPTETSGSLEMLGEESTNPWGEVVPEHYKDTEFWKREKALSIDEEEIELERPSRGEDVEDEATNEPKSSSFEEATEAQNEQAVAALKQQLSKEQVDKETEKDNSQAVETSDSNKANLQTSSATEEQSRVGSPGLRRSPRMDEMEHYPERWSASQEQLPKQEQQPPRAAPSINVQQPDTAPWRDQYGLLMEGLSDFYDFTASVNPSRSRSASRNPSPAPKNVANLMNVDEERSLEVFDDTQEGVAAGELNCESVLQLLESNLNGIESSNEQLQVQTVADDARNGNSMVPMVYQPLEGASLGASLEERGRDPSVDRQSRPRSRSRSPLPTSENLEKSIHKRRERLIKQNDELAERLSQSSSEGSMEIEANGNGRLSPEITLPQPVIEINDMADEPMEDAETTPEQMRLFVETLRAERNDRSRSRSRSRSRSPLPTADNIAKSLESRRIKRIQHNDEIFEKLHEQMPSPEIIIESASPPRSPLPMPTVTIEIVEPPEESAVQTEAEPEDTPESMARLFEQLRLNRVRSHSRSRSRSPLPTAANLEQSVQKRREKLIAQNDQFFEVLQERARTPEPEPRLTVEYVYEFVQEKDDHIAESRDMRSLSPSRSRSQSQEGEPDDFHLMLNLEGSELRTLRKNSEELESVLAASVKQRELDLEALEKLHNANEEIELRVLSPTNSELERLVEMTRENPDLDRTISEVARDLQDELVDSAFKRSTYVGESLDLGSDQFKEHRREAAQFQRSRSPSPGLSMDLAREHAAAQRELQAAILDSLTDNRLGAKPKTFSEERTGESQEISAAQLDDLRHRTAEFQRSRSQSRSPLREQDLTQLRDIEAESAKREMQDQLLDKLAASTINFENFSRHLNADFLDSERRASDSALMGDLEPDEYHHFRRYSLAQEEPVEEYPSDDFVYISQIEVRTLTGTRTWLKEDFYTEEPEDFCDSKSPVKDEDSWARAVLAAEAEAAEFDATNAIYSYDIVGDHESLDQERSSSNDSEDTRQTVVEIDDDDEYEFEMDEGISDNNERTQPTDESHHDTSECEEAERNADRYENRGAQDWEEVEDVEDFLDYGFDDGAVGGATPYSDPDSFIEQIYNDAIKNRKQSGILREYETMVQEQLPSDHSESEREKSGSESEKYALWAKTRELERSHSSTRHSDVDVALGLIPESDHRESEIRYLGDAHVVARQSTRLRTRYGFNPKLDVGELEDDIEVDLNYKPKREYNWRKNFKLDDNDEQENNAQDLADENEDQEARDQFEEEFGWQEQEQEELRDQENDETMFLNEENGEIEHAELLENRRISLGGESITLFSRSPVREILADVPEELPLEEEPPEEQPEEAAPLEESPAEKPKKKKSKKKLRKGSKTEEELRDDNDSDTQMGCTRRNEDQEAAEPPKRKTRSRRSSKSSLTNEEANGGSGLFSPRGSLAFVGESLEGIAEFEPDEDQSTKKKTKKRKKTSAKENKEEAREETQPQATEDFHLDKALAAALAEIAPVSVSTNLTPESTQQNLLSTISAGQSVCITPASSVEEIGESPPTTSVAVVPARSVVDTFDILKDANFYPLF; this is encoded by the exons ATGGCCGCTGAAGAGGCGCTAACCGGCGTCGGTGAGCTGCTTTTCTCGCTTCTTATAGGCTACCTGGGCGCCCTGGAATGCGCCTTTGTGGCCCGTCATCTCTACCACTGGTCCTTCCGGCATCCCTCGGGTTCTTCTGCCGATGCAGCCGCAGATGCAGAAGAATTGCCTCGTCTGCGTGAGAGATTGGATAAGGAGATCAAAGAGGCGGGCGAAAGGGAAGCCCAGGCTGGCACCAATGTCATGCAGGATGGTGTCCTCTATAGCAATGGAATCCGGGTAGATCCTGCTGGTGAGAAAAGAGAAGCTCTGGCCGCAGAATTGGCTCGCCAACAGCAAATCGAAGCGGAGACGCGACGTCAGCTGGCCGAAGCCGAAGCCAAACTGGCTGAAGAAAGACTACGGGTCCAGAGAGAGAAAGAGGAAGcggaggagcagcagcggaAGCTGGTAGAGGCCGAAAGACAGCGCGAAAGAGAGCAGGCGGAGAAAGAGCTGCAagaacaaagagaggcagagcGCAGACAGCTAGAAGCAGAAGAAAGCGAGCGTAAACAGCGCGAAATCGAAGAGAAGGAACGCCTAGATAACGAAAGAAAGCTGATAGAGGCTGAACGAGAACGGGAAGAGAAGGAGCGAAGACTGCAAGCGGCGGAAGAGCAGCGCGAGCGGGAAGAAAGTGAAAGAAGAATCATCGAGGCAGAGCGTCAGAGGGAGCAGGCTGAAGCCGAAGCCGAGCGCCAAAAGGAGATAGCCGAGCAAGCCAGACTCCTGGTGGAAGCCGAGGCAGCCGAGGCCGAGCGTCTTGTCTTTGAAGCCGAGATCCAGAGAGAGCGGGAACAAGCTGACGAAGAAGAACAGGACCAACGCGATGCGGAGATTGTAGATCGTCTTCTGGCGGCGGAAAGAGAGCTCAGCATGAGCGCCACCGAGAGCGAACTGGAGGAGGATGTCGCCATCGCAGAGCAGTCGCGTCGCCTCATCTCCAGCAGAACGGATCTGGAGCAGAAGCAGCGGATGATCGAGGAGAATGCTCGACGCTTCCTTGAGGCGGAGGAGGAGATGGTGATGCTGCAGCAGCGTCAGTTGCAAGGCGCCCACAGCAAGGAGGAGGAAGACGAGTATGCTGGAATGGAGCCCGTGGTGGAGGAGCCGTGTGTGAAAAAGGTGGCGCCACCCAGATTTCAGGAACCACCGGAGGAACCGCTAATGGTGCAGAAGGTGAAAACCCAATTTGGCCAAGGAAGCGGTTCCGAAGACGGCTACTTGGTGAAATCGAAAACCCTGAACTTCCCCGGCGTCTCCGATGAAGGTTCCTCCGTGGAACCCTTCTCTAGCCAACAGTCTTCGTTCAGTACTCAACCCTCTGAGGGCGAACGTCCTGAACCCGAAGGTGAAGATCAAATACAGGATGTCCAGTATACCGAGGACTACCTTCGTTCCCTGGATGGCATCAAGAATCGTCCTTTGGTTCGCGAAGATGGATCAGGCAGGAGAAGAGCCTTTAAGAAGCGACGCTCCAGTGGCAGCTCCAATTCTTCGCGAGACTCACGCGCCTCTCGCGACGAGGAGCTAAAGATGTTCACCTcgctggaggaggaggagctgcGTCATGGCGAGCGGGAAGACTACAATCCCATCAAGTATTCGAGTGAGCCCACCCTGAAGGTCAAATCCCATCGACGTCACAAAAGAAGTCCAGCAAAGGATATAAGATCACCGACAGAGACTAGTGGATCCCTGGAGATGCTCGGCGAGGAGAGCACTAATCCCTGGGGTGAGGTGGTACCAGAGCACTATAAGGATACCGAGTTCTGGAAGCGGGAGAAAGCCCTCTCCATAGACGAAGAGGAAATCGAACTGGAGAGACCCTCCAGGGGAGAGGATGTGGAGGACGAAGCCACAAATGAGCCCAAATCCTCCTCCTTTGAGGAGGCCACTGAGGCACAAAACGAACAGGCAGTGGCTGCCCTGAAACAGCAACTTTCCAAGGAGCAGGTG GACAAGGAAACGGAGAAGGACAACTCGCAAGCGGTGGAGACCAGCGACAGCAACAAAGCCAAT CTGCAAACCTCTTCCGCAACAGAGGAGCAATCAAGGGTTGGTTCACCTGGCTTGCGTCGTAGTCCGCGCATGGATGAAATGGAGCACTACCCAGAGCGCTGGTCCGCCAGTCAGGAGCAGCTTCCAAAGCAAGAACAGCAGCCGCCGCGAGCAGCACCATCCATCAATGTCCAGCAACCGGATACGGCTCCTTGGCGGGATCAGTATGGATTGCTTATGGAGGGTCTCAGCGATTTCTACGACTTTACGGCCTCAGTCAATCCTTCAAGATCCCGTTCTGCTTCGCGAAATCCCTCACCAGCTCCTAAGAATGTGGCTAATCTTATGAATGTGGACGAGGAGCGATCGCTAGAAGTATTCGACGATACTCAGGAGGGTGTAGCGGCAGGTGAACTAAACTGTGAGTCTGTGCTTCAACTCCTGGAATCGAACTTGAATGGAATCGAATCCTCGAATGAGCAGCTACAAGTGCAAACTGTAGCCGACGATGCTAGGAATGGGAATTCCATGGTACCCATGGTATATCAGCCCCTAGAAGGGGCTTCACTTGGTGCTTCTCTAGAAGAGAGGGGAAGGGATCCTTCCGTGGACAGACAATCCAGACCCCGATCCCGATCCCGTTCGCCTCTTCCCACCTCGGAGAACCTAGAGAAAAGCATCCATAAACGCAGGGAGCGACTGATCAAACAAAACGATGAGCTTGCCGAACGTCTATCCCAATCTAGTTCCGAGGGTTCCATGGAAATCGAAGCTAATGGTAATGGTAGACTAAGTCCAGAGATCACTTTACCACAGCCCGTGATAGAGATTAATGATATGGCCGATGAACCCATGGAGGATGCCGAAACTACACCAGAACAAATGCGACTCTTTGTGGAGACTTTGAGGGCTGAGAGGAATGACCGCTCCAGATCAAGATCCCGTTCACGATCCCGTTCTCCACTGCCAACAGCTGATAATATAGCTAAGAGCCTGGAAAGTCGACGTATAAAGCGCATTCAACACAATGATGAGATCTTCGAGAAACTTCACGAACAAATGCCATCACCAGAGATTATAATTGAATCGGCTTCACCTCCAAGGTCTCCGCTTCCCATGCCCACCGTAACCATTGAAATTGTGGAACCACCAGAGGAAAGTGCAGTCCAAACCGAGGCAGAACCCGAGGATACTCCGGAGAGCATGGCCAGACTGTTTGAGCAGCTGCGTCTAAACCGAGTGCGATCCCATTCTCGATCTCGATCGCGTTCACCACTACCCACAGCCGCCAATTTGGAGCAGAGTGTGCAGAAGCGACGCGAGAAGCTGATAGCCCAGAATGATCAGTTCTTCGAGGTGCTACAGGAAAGGGCGAGGACCCCGGAACCCGAACCCCGTTTAACAGTGGAGTACGTCTATGAGTTTGTGCAGGAGAAGGACGATCACATTGCAGAAAGTCGCGACATGCGATCCTTGTCACCATCTCGCTCGAGATCCCAGTCACAAGAAGGGGAGCCCGATGACTTCCACTTGATGCTCAATCTGGAGGGCAGTGAGTTGCGCACTCTACGCAAAAACAGTGAGGAACTAGAAAGTGTCCTGGCAGCTAGTGTGAAACAGAGGGAATTGGACCTGGAAGCCTTAGAGAAGCTACACAATGCCAATGAGGAAATAGAGTTGCGCGTGCTTAGTCCCACCAATTCCGAATTGGAGAGATTGGTTGAGATGACGCGAGAGAACCCAGATCTAGATCGTACGATCTCAGAGGTGGCCAGGGATCTGCAGGATGAGCTCGTGGACAGCGCTTTCAAACGCTCCACCTATGTGGGTGAGTCCCTTGATCTGGGAAGTGATCAATTTAAGGAGCATCGTCGAGAAGCAGCTCAATTTCAAAGATCCAGAAGCCCATCTCCTGGATTGAGCATGGATCTAGCTCGAGAGCATGCGGCAGCCCAAAGGGAGCTCCAAGCAGCCATACTAGACTCCCTTACCGACAATCGTTTGGGCGCCAAACCCAAGACCTTCTCCGAGGAGAGAACTGGGGAGTCCCAGGAAATCTCTGCCGCCCAGCTGGATGATTTACGTCATCGTACCGCTGAGTTTCAACGTTCGCGTAGCCAGAGTCGTTCTCCGCTGAGAGAACAGGATCTAACCCAGTTGAGAGACATCGAAGCTGAGTCGGCTAAGAGGGAGATGCAGGATCAGTTACTAGATAAGTTGGCCGCTTCGACCATTAATTTCGAGAACTTTTCAAGGCACTTGAATGCCGATTTCCTAGATAGCGAACGACGTGCTTCTGACTCGGCTTTAATGGGTGATCTAGAACCTGATGAATATCATCACTTCCGCCGCTACTCACTCGCCCAGGAAGAGCCCGTTGAGGAGTATCCCAGCGATGACTTTGTCTACATCTCCCAAATCGAAGTTCGAACTCTCACTGGGACCAGAACTTGGTTAAAAGAGGATTTTTACACCGAAGAACCGGAGGACTTTTGTGATTCAAAAAGTCCGGTAAAGGATGAAGACTCCTGGGCGAGAGCTGTTTTGGCTGCAGAGGCGGAGGCAGCTGAGTTCGATGCCACCAATGCCATCTACAGCTATGATATTGTCGGGGACCATGAGAGTCTGGATCAGGAGAGGAGTAGCTCCAATGACAGCGAGGACACACGGCAGACAGTGGTGGAAATCGATGACGACGATGAGTACGAGTTTGAAATGGACGAGGGAATCTCGGATAATAATGAACGCACCCAACCCACCGATGAATCCCATCATGATACCTCTGAATGTGAGGAGGCGGAGAGGAATGCCGATCGCTATGAGAATCGGGGAGCTCAGGATTGGGAGGAGGTTGAGGATGTGGAAGATTTCCTTGACTATGGTTTTGATGATGGCGCTGTGGGCGGAGCAACACCCTATTCCGATCCAGACTCATTTATTGAACAGATCTACAATGATGCCATTAAGAACAGAAAGCAGTCAGGTATTCTAAGGGAGTACGAGACCATGGTTCAGGAGCAATTGCCCTCGGATCACAGCGAATCGGAAAGGGAAAAGTCGGGTTCTGAGAGTGAGAAATACGCCCTGTGGGCCAAGACCAGGGAGCTTGAGCGATCCCATTCTAGTACCCGACATTCGGATGTGGATGTTGCCTTGGGATTGATACCAGAGAGCGATCATCGGGAGTCTGAAATACGTTATTTGGGGGATGCACATGTGGTGGCCCGACAATCTACAAGGTTGCGAACTCGATATGGTTTCAATCCTAAGCTAGATGTGGGTGAACTGGAAGATGATATCGAGGTGGATCTTAACTACAAGCCCAAGAGGGAGTACAACTGGCGCAAGAACTTCAAACTAGATGACAATGACGAACAGGAAAATAATGCCCAGGATTTAGCAGATGAAAATGAAGATCAGGAAGCCAGAGATCAGTTTGAGGAGGAATTCGGCTGGCAAGAACAAGAACAGGAAGAGCTTCGTGATCAGGAAAATGATGAGACAATGTTTCTGAATGAAGAAAACGGTGAAATAGAACATGCAGAACTATTGGAGAACCGGCGAATCAGTCTTGGCGGGGAAAGTATCACCCTCTTTAGTCGCAGTCCCGTCCGCGAAATTCTCGCAGATGTGCCAGAAGAACTTCCGCtagaagaagaaccacccgaAGAACAGCCAGAAGAAGCGGCGCCCTTGGAAGAATCACCCGCTGAGAAACCCAAGAAAAAGAAGAGTAAGAAAAAGCTACGCAAGGGATCCAAAACCGAAGAAGAACTAAGGGATGATAATGATTCGGACACTCAAATGGGTTGCACCCGGCGAAATGAAGATCAGGAAGCTGCAGAGCCACCAAAAAGAAAGACACGCTCCAGGCGGAGCTCCAAAAGCAGCCTGACCAACGAAGAAGCCAATGGAGGATCGGGACTCTTCTCACCGCGGGGCAGTCTAGCCTTTGTGGGTGAATCCTTGGAGGGCATAGCAGAATTTGAGCCAGACGAAGATCAGTCTACAAAGAAGAAGACTAAGAAACGCAagaagacttcagcaaaggAGAACAAGGAGGAAGCTAGGGAGGAGACCCAACCGCAGGCTACAGAAGATTTTCATCTAGATAAGGCCTTGGCTGCTGCTCTGGCGGAGATTGCTCCCGTTTCGGTGTCCACAAATTTGACTCCAGAATCAACACAGCAGAACCTATTGTCTACGATCAGTGCTGGACAAAGTGTGTGTATAACCCCAGCCTCATCGGTTGAGGAGATTGGAGAATCACCTCCAACGACTTCAGTTGCAGTTGTGCCCGCGCGATCCGTTGTGGACACCTTTGACATACTCAAAGATGCCAACTTCTATCCACTCTTCTAG
- the LOC108020002 gene encoding serine/arginine repetitive matrix protein 1, translating to MSFFRNIRSSLSSSSRAKSSRSSSRDTTPVRSASRPGSVISGVGSQRRDSTTSSTLQRGDTFILPNSEEDAGTASNTSTLEKKSKKSKVFSKFSTFTKRKKTPSPEEVASYEHHPSDTATNTYYKWRSDGADRLQDYDAQADPFNFLYEQHSNRRALQSGEPSGIHRQASIGSNSSGSFDSSTYRKSKTPTHLREQLEQLKTHSNDDLLEDQQREEDEREKYKTVTLNSFRKSFRDRLLQQQKETPHNPAWFVEVPAQQSSTKPLERRESKENRPDFLVFDNDNYRPQSRSPLRDRPSRSATRSPVKRNETFRVTQPTVRHMSPSPAPAPSIRIEIKNSISPHSPGRFVPVGVAKPMPTTEYYVQRLLANRTSMSPSPGQYQGSRWYRQQTSPTRLSVGQQKNHLNQQQQQNPQYNHSQQNPHHNHSQQNPHLNQQQKGGRTLVHIGADQSKTIAPPTRGRAPTRVQLYGNKPQSRPQPATYFGGHYNAPVKPIPRASSTGGPTVFLGRREQPRATSNNNTTAHIAAPMPRRNRSPIKMPWR from the coding sequence ATGTCGTTTTTTCGTAACATACGCTCCTCCCTGTCCTCGTCGTCGCGGGCCAAGAGTTCCCGCTCCTCATCCCGCGACACGACCCCGGTTCGATCCGCATCCCGTCCAGGCAGCGTGATCAGCGGAGTGGGTTCGCAACGCCGGGACTCCACAACAAGCTCGACTTTGCAGCGCGGCGATACCTTCATACTGCCCAATTCCGAAGAGGATGCGGGAACTGCTTCAAACACCTCCACCCTGGAGAAGAAATCGAAAAAGTCCAAGGTCTTCAGCAAGTTCAGCACTTTTACCAAGCGTAAGAAGACTCCATCTCCCGAGGAAGTGGCCAGCTATGAGCACCATCCCAGTGATACGGCCACAAATACCTACTACAAGTGGCGCAGCGATGGAGCGGATCGTCTGCAGGATTACGACGCCCAGGCCGATCCCTTCAACTTCCTCTACGAACAGCACTCTAATCGGAGGGCTCTGCAATCGGGTGAACCCAGTGGTATCCATCGACAGGCCAGCATTGGTTCCAATTCCAGTGGTAGCTTCGATTCATCCACCTACCGCAAGAGCAAAACCCCCACGCATTTGCGGGAGCAGTTGGAGCAGCTAAAGACCCACTCGAACGATGATCTGCTGGAGGATCAGCAGCGGGAGGAGGACGAGCGGGAGAAGTACAAGACAGTCACCCTGAATAGCTTTAGGAAATCCTTCAGGGATCGCCTGCTGCAGCAGCAGAAGGAGACGCCCCACAATCCCGCCTGGTTTGTGGAAGTTCCCGCTCAACAGTCTTCGACGAAACCCTTAGAACGTCGCGAATCCAAGGAGAATCGTCCGGATTTCTTGGTCTTCGATAATGATAACTACCGACCGCAATCCCGTTCTCCTCTGCGGGACCGTCCCTCCCGTTCCGCCACCCGTTCTCCAGTGAAACGCAACGAGACTTTCCGGGTGACACAGCCCACAGTGCGTCACATGTCACCATCGCCGGCGCCTGCTCCCTCAATCCGCATCGAGATCAAGAACTCCATATCGCCACACTCTCCCGGGAGATTTGTTCCGGTTGGTGTGGCCAAGCCAATGCCCACCACGGAGTACTATGTCCAAAGATTGCTGGCCAACAGAACCAGCATGAGTCCCAGTCCGGGTCAATATCAGGGCTCTCGATGGTACCGCCAACAGACCTCGCCCACCAGGTTGAGTGTGGGTCAGCAGAAGAATCACCTcaatcagcagcagcagcagaaccCGCAGTATAATCATAGCCAGCAGAACCCTCACCATAATCATAGTCAGCAGAACCCACACCTCAATCAGCAGCAGAAGGGAGGACGAACCCTGGTGCACATAGGAGCGGATCAGAGTAAAACTATAGCCCCTCCAACTAGGGGAAGGGCCCCCACAAGGGTCCAGCTATACGGAAATAAACCGCAGAGTAGACCTCAGCCGGCGACCTACTTCGGGGGCCACTATAATGCACCTGTGAAGCCCATCCCTCGAGCTTCCTCCACAGGAGGTCCCACTGTATTTCTGGGGCGTCGCGAACAACCACGTGCCACCAGCAATAACAACACCACCGCCCACATTGCCGCCCCCATGCCACGTCGCAATCGATCGCCGATCAAAATGCCCTGGCGGTAG
- the Lmpt gene encoding trichohyalin isoform X3 has translation MAAEEALTGVGELLFSLLIGYLGALECAFVARHLYHWSFRHPSGSSADAAADAEELPRLRERLDKEIKEAGEREAQAGTNVMQDGVLYSNGIRVDPAGEKREALAAELARQQQIEAETRRQLAEAEAKLAEERLRVQREKEEAEEQQRKLVEAERQREREQAEKELQEQREAERRQLEAEESERKQREIEEKERLDNERKLIEAEREREEKERRLQAAEEQREREESERRIIEAERQREQAEAEAERQKEIAEQARLLVEAEAAEAERLVFEAEIQREREQADEEEQDQRDAEIVDRLLAAERELSMSATESELEEDVAIAEQSRRLISSRTDLEQKQRMIEENARRFLEAEEEMVMLQQRQLQGAHSKEEEDEYAGMEPVVEEPCVKKVAPPRFQEPPEEPLMVQKVKTQFGQGSGSEDGYLVKSKTLNFPGVSDEGSSVEPFSSQQSSFSTQPSEGERPEPEGEDQIQDVQYTEDYLRSLDGIKNRPLVREDGSGRRRAFKKRRSSGSSNSSRDSRASRDEELKMFTSLEEEELRHGEREDYNPIKYSSEPTLKVKSHRRHKRSPAKDIRSPTETSGSLEMLGEESTNPWGEVVPEHYKDTEFWKREKALSIDEEEIELERPSRGEDVEDEATNEPKSSSFEEATEAQNEQAVAALKQQLSKEQVDKETEKDNSQAVETSDSNKANTCS, from the exons ATGGCCGCTGAAGAGGCGCTAACCGGCGTCGGTGAGCTGCTTTTCTCGCTTCTTATAGGCTACCTGGGCGCCCTGGAATGCGCCTTTGTGGCCCGTCATCTCTACCACTGGTCCTTCCGGCATCCCTCGGGTTCTTCTGCCGATGCAGCCGCAGATGCAGAAGAATTGCCTCGTCTGCGTGAGAGATTGGATAAGGAGATCAAAGAGGCGGGCGAAAGGGAAGCCCAGGCTGGCACCAATGTCATGCAGGATGGTGTCCTCTATAGCAATGGAATCCGGGTAGATCCTGCTGGTGAGAAAAGAGAAGCTCTGGCCGCAGAATTGGCTCGCCAACAGCAAATCGAAGCGGAGACGCGACGTCAGCTGGCCGAAGCCGAAGCCAAACTGGCTGAAGAAAGACTACGGGTCCAGAGAGAGAAAGAGGAAGcggaggagcagcagcggaAGCTGGTAGAGGCCGAAAGACAGCGCGAAAGAGAGCAGGCGGAGAAAGAGCTGCAagaacaaagagaggcagagcGCAGACAGCTAGAAGCAGAAGAAAGCGAGCGTAAACAGCGCGAAATCGAAGAGAAGGAACGCCTAGATAACGAAAGAAAGCTGATAGAGGCTGAACGAGAACGGGAAGAGAAGGAGCGAAGACTGCAAGCGGCGGAAGAGCAGCGCGAGCGGGAAGAAAGTGAAAGAAGAATCATCGAGGCAGAGCGTCAGAGGGAGCAGGCTGAAGCCGAAGCCGAGCGCCAAAAGGAGATAGCCGAGCAAGCCAGACTCCTGGTGGAAGCCGAGGCAGCCGAGGCCGAGCGTCTTGTCTTTGAAGCCGAGATCCAGAGAGAGCGGGAACAAGCTGACGAAGAAGAACAGGACCAACGCGATGCGGAGATTGTAGATCGTCTTCTGGCGGCGGAAAGAGAGCTCAGCATGAGCGCCACCGAGAGCGAACTGGAGGAGGATGTCGCCATCGCAGAGCAGTCGCGTCGCCTCATCTCCAGCAGAACGGATCTGGAGCAGAAGCAGCGGATGATCGAGGAGAATGCTCGACGCTTCCTTGAGGCGGAGGAGGAGATGGTGATGCTGCAGCAGCGTCAGTTGCAAGGCGCCCACAGCAAGGAGGAGGAAGACGAGTATGCTGGAATGGAGCCCGTGGTGGAGGAGCCGTGTGTGAAAAAGGTGGCGCCACCCAGATTTCAGGAACCACCGGAGGAACCGCTAATGGTGCAGAAGGTGAAAACCCAATTTGGCCAAGGAAGCGGTTCCGAAGACGGCTACTTGGTGAAATCGAAAACCCTGAACTTCCCCGGCGTCTCCGATGAAGGTTCCTCCGTGGAACCCTTCTCTAGCCAACAGTCTTCGTTCAGTACTCAACCCTCTGAGGGCGAACGTCCTGAACCCGAAGGTGAAGATCAAATACAGGATGTCCAGTATACCGAGGACTACCTTCGTTCCCTGGATGGCATCAAGAATCGTCCTTTGGTTCGCGAAGATGGATCAGGCAGGAGAAGAGCCTTTAAGAAGCGACGCTCCAGTGGCAGCTCCAATTCTTCGCGAGACTCACGCGCCTCTCGCGACGAGGAGCTAAAGATGTTCACCTcgctggaggaggaggagctgcGTCATGGCGAGCGGGAAGACTACAATCCCATCAAGTATTCGAGTGAGCCCACCCTGAAGGTCAAATCCCATCGACGTCACAAAAGAAGTCCAGCAAAGGATATAAGATCACCGACAGAGACTAGTGGATCCCTGGAGATGCTCGGCGAGGAGAGCACTAATCCCTGGGGTGAGGTGGTACCAGAGCACTATAAGGATACCGAGTTCTGGAAGCGGGAGAAAGCCCTCTCCATAGACGAAGAGGAAATCGAACTGGAGAGACCCTCCAGGGGAGAGGATGTGGAGGACGAAGCCACAAATGAGCCCAAATCCTCCTCCTTTGAGGAGGCCACTGAGGCACAAAACGAACAGGCAGTGGCTGCCCTGAAACAGCAACTTTCCAAGGAGCAGGTG GACAAGGAAACGGAGAAGGACAACTCGCAAGCGGTGGAGACCAGCGACAGCAACAAAGCCAAT ACATGTTCATAA